Proteins encoded together in one Amphritea japonica ATCC BAA-1530 window:
- a CDS encoding Rieske (2Fe-2S) protein: MTTTTLLCQLSELPEHGAKGFDLDARKLFAVKRQKEVFLYENRCPHKGIPLEWMPDIFLDAEKQFIQCSTHGALFTIDQGQCIAGPCVGARLQQVDFTIIDGAICIQN, encoded by the coding sequence ATGACCACTACCACTCTGTTATGTCAGCTAAGCGAATTGCCAGAGCACGGAGCTAAAGGGTTCGACCTTGACGCGCGTAAACTCTTTGCAGTCAAACGCCAGAAAGAAGTATTTCTCTACGAGAACCGCTGCCCTCATAAAGGGATTCCGTTGGAATGGATGCCCGATATTTTTCTTGATGCAGAAAAACAGTTTATCCAGTGCTCGACCCACGGAGCACTGTTCACTATCGATCAAGGGCAGTGCATCGCAGGCCCCTGTGTCGGTGCCAGACTGCAACAGGTCGACTTCACAATCATCGATGGCGCAATCTGCATCCAGAATTAA
- the sfsA gene encoding DNA/RNA nuclease SfsA, with protein sequence MKLENMQQGRLIKRYKRFLADIELDNGRQLTVHCPNTGSMKNCADPGSEVWIQDSGNLKRKYLFGWELVQVEGQFWACINTGRANGLIREAIENGVIDELQGYDSIRQEVKYGDENSRIDLFLEDAQRPSCYVEIKNVTLLEQQGVGAFPDAVTTRGAKHLRELMLMVERGHRSVLVFCVPHTGIEQVHPADHIDPEYGQLLREAVLAGVEVYAYGAKITPQEVTISHPLPLHL encoded by the coding sequence ATGAAACTGGAAAATATGCAGCAGGGGCGGTTGATAAAGCGTTATAAGCGATTTCTGGCGGATATTGAACTGGATAATGGCCGCCAGCTGACCGTTCATTGCCCGAATACGGGATCGATGAAGAACTGTGCTGATCCGGGGAGTGAAGTCTGGATCCAGGACTCCGGAAACCTGAAACGAAAATATCTGTTTGGCTGGGAATTGGTTCAGGTTGAAGGACAGTTTTGGGCCTGTATCAATACCGGTCGGGCTAACGGTCTGATCAGAGAAGCGATAGAAAATGGCGTGATTGACGAGCTGCAGGGCTATGATTCGATTCGTCAGGAGGTGAAGTACGGTGATGAAAATAGCCGTATTGACCTTTTTTTAGAGGACGCTCAACGGCCATCCTGCTACGTGGAGATCAAGAACGTCACGCTATTGGAGCAACAGGGCGTTGGTGCTTTTCCTGATGCGGTAACGACCCGGGGTGCCAAACATCTGCGTGAGTTGATGTTGATGGTAGAACGGGGGCATAGGTCGGTATTAGTTTTTTGTGTTCCGCATACGGGGATTGAGCAAGTTCACCCGGCCGACCATATAGACCCGGAATATGGTCAGTTGTTGCGCGAAGCGGTCCTCGCCGGGGTTGAGGTCTATGCGTATGGTGCAAAAATTACCCCACAGGAAGTGACAATCAGTCACCCATTGCCGCTTCACCTCTGA
- a CDS encoding pyridoxal phosphate-dependent aminotransferase, translating to MSNWSDRVAEIESFKVMDLLKRAKELDALGHDVVHMCAGEPDFATPEPIAEAGIAAIRAGHTQYTPAAGIPPLREAIAGFYQQRYGLDIPAERVIVTAGASGALLMVFATLANPGQRFMMADPGYPCNPRFLRLLEARGQLVPAEASDNYQLTPELIEQNWDAQTAGVLLASPANPTGSVVHREQLELISQTVRAKAGHLVVDELYHGLTYGFDATSVLEVDQDAFVLNSFSKYFGMTGWRLGWTVVPESAVSEIERLAQNLFISPPTIAQYAALEAFSPETTTILEQRRTAFQERRDLLVSGLRELGFGIPLTPEGAFYVYADASHLTDNTFDFCWELLEQDKVAVTPGIDFGDHRANQFIRFSYTTGIAQIEKALSRLRKRLTL from the coding sequence ATGAGTAACTGGTCGGATCGTGTTGCTGAAATTGAGTCCTTTAAGGTTATGGACCTGTTAAAACGGGCAAAAGAGCTTGATGCACTTGGGCATGATGTCGTGCATATGTGTGCCGGGGAACCTGATTTTGCGACGCCGGAGCCCATTGCAGAGGCGGGTATAGCGGCTATTCGTGCTGGGCACACTCAATACACTCCGGCAGCAGGTATCCCACCGCTGCGTGAAGCGATAGCGGGCTTCTATCAACAACGTTATGGCCTGGATATCCCTGCTGAGCGAGTCATTGTAACCGCCGGTGCTTCAGGGGCGTTATTAATGGTGTTTGCCACGCTGGCTAATCCGGGGCAACGTTTTATGATGGCGGACCCGGGTTACCCCTGCAATCCCCGTTTCTTAAGGCTATTGGAAGCCCGCGGGCAACTAGTGCCTGCCGAAGCCAGTGATAATTATCAACTGACACCTGAATTGATAGAGCAGAACTGGGATGCTCAGACCGCCGGGGTGTTACTGGCATCACCTGCTAACCCTACTGGGAGTGTGGTGCACCGGGAGCAGTTGGAACTTATTTCACAGACGGTCCGGGCGAAGGCCGGGCATCTGGTTGTGGATGAGCTTTATCATGGGCTGACCTATGGTTTTGATGCGACCTCGGTACTTGAAGTGGATCAGGATGCGTTTGTACTCAATAGTTTTTCCAAATACTTCGGTATGACAGGGTGGCGATTAGGTTGGACAGTGGTGCCTGAATCAGCGGTTAGCGAGATTGAACGGCTGGCTCAAAATTTGTTTATTTCGCCTCCGACTATTGCTCAATATGCAGCGCTGGAGGCATTTAGTCCGGAAACAACAACTATTCTTGAGCAGCGTCGAACGGCTTTTCAGGAGCGTCGGGATCTTTTGGTCAGTGGGCTGCGTGAACTGGGTTTTGGTATTCCTCTGACCCCGGAAGGGGCGTTCTATGTTTATGCTGACGCATCGCACCTGACGGATAATACCTTTGATTTCTGCTGGGAACTGCTGGAGCAGGACAAAGTGGCCGTGACCCCGGGTATAGACTTTGGCGATCACCGCGCCAATCAGTTTATCCGTTTTTCCTATACCACTGGCATCGCACAGATAGAGAAAGCGTTATCCCGTTTGCGTAAGCGACTGACGCTATGA
- the dksA gene encoding RNA polymerase-binding protein DksA yields the protein MPNQDTQFTHFEPYPIKEGEEYMNEPQKDHFRNILNAWKQELMEEVDRTVNHLQEEATNFADPSDRASQEEEFSLELRTRDRERKLINKISKAMETIDEDDYGYCNACGVEIGVRRLEARPTATLCIDCKTLAEIKEKQLGI from the coding sequence ATGCCGAATCAAGATACACAGTTCACACACTTTGAGCCTTATCCTATTAAGGAAGGCGAAGAGTACATGAATGAGCCTCAAAAGGATCATTTCCGCAATATACTGAATGCCTGGAAACAGGAACTGATGGAAGAGGTTGATCGGACCGTAAACCATCTACAGGAAGAAGCAACTAACTTTGCTGATCCCAGTGATCGTGCCAGTCAGGAAGAGGAGTTCAGTCTGGAACTTCGTACCCGTGACCGTGAGCGCAAACTTATCAATAAAATTTCCAAAGCCATGGAAACTATTGATGAAGATGATTACGGCTATTGTAATGCCTGCGGTGTAGAAATCGGAGTGCGTCGTCTCGAAGCCCGTCCGACTGCAACTTTGTGTATCGATTGCAAAACGCTGGCTGAGATTAAAGAGAAGCAGCTCGGTATCTGA
- the gluQRS gene encoding tRNA glutamyl-Q(34) synthetase GluQRS, translating to MVYTGRFAPSPTGPLHFGSLLAALASYLDARAHQGDWLIRIEDLDPPREVKGATDSILITLEQFGLHWDGEVILQSHRLSLYNEILTELSNNSLAYPCNCSRQQIQRRSGSVRYDGFCRSHPPDIDQICAIRSRCDTDYRFDDRILGPQDFSDQQEDFVIFRRDGLFAYQIAVTIDDAEQQVSHIVRGSDLLDSTPKQIHLQHQLGYQQPIYAHIPVATNALGQKLSKQTFAPALNQGERLQLMIRALDFLGQQPLKELADSSIEECLSWAVEHWDINNIPACLSISLEES from the coding sequence ATGGTCTATACTGGACGCTTCGCCCCCTCACCCACTGGGCCGCTTCATTTCGGCTCACTTCTGGCGGCCCTTGCCAGCTATCTTGACGCCCGCGCCCACCAGGGAGACTGGCTGATTCGAATTGAAGATCTGGATCCTCCTCGCGAAGTCAAAGGCGCTACCGACAGCATACTCATTACACTTGAGCAGTTTGGTCTCCACTGGGATGGGGAAGTCATCCTACAGAGTCACCGTCTGAGCCTCTATAATGAGATCCTTACAGAGCTCTCAAACAATTCCCTGGCATACCCCTGCAACTGCTCCAGACAACAAATACAACGGCGCAGCGGTAGCGTCCGTTACGATGGATTTTGTCGCAGCCATCCCCCCGATATCGATCAGATTTGTGCCATTCGCAGTCGTTGCGATACAGACTACCGCTTTGATGACCGAATCCTGGGCCCTCAGGACTTTAGCGACCAGCAGGAAGATTTTGTTATTTTCCGGCGTGATGGTCTGTTTGCCTACCAGATAGCCGTCACCATTGATGATGCTGAACAGCAGGTCTCGCATATCGTGCGTGGATCCGATCTACTTGACTCAACGCCGAAACAGATTCATCTGCAACACCAGCTAGGCTATCAACAACCTATCTACGCGCACATACCGGTTGCCACAAACGCTTTGGGACAAAAACTCAGCAAACAGACCTTTGCTCCGGCGCTGAATCAGGGTGAAAGATTACAACTCATGATCAGAGCATTAGATTTCCTTGGACAACAACCTTTAAAAGAACTTGCTGACAGCAGTATAGAAGAATGCCTAAGCTGGGCCGTAGAGCACTGGGATATCAACAATATCCCGGCCTGCCTCAGCATCTCCCTGGAGGAAAGTTAA
- a CDS encoding ATP-binding protein, with product MSFNLTELLFIATTYLTFLFGTAYITEKGWIPTRIIYHPVTYILSLGVFTSVWTFYGTFAQAKTSGYSFLASYLGGSAAFFLAPVILVPILRITRTYQLSSLADLFAFRFRSATAGTLTALFSLIAILPLISIQIHAVTESLHILNQDFSSEQVAIGFCTLIALFSILFGARNPSLRYNRTGLIVAMATGSLIKLIAIGSIALFALYGVMEGPDGLEQWLQQHPEETEVFNTPLDSDMWRTMLLGFFSAIIVMPHTFHMMFTENTSSNSLHKASWGVPLYLLLLALAVPPILWAGIKLGVGDQPAFLILNMGVALDSNFLTILAFIGGLAAASGIIIVATISITSMLQNHIILPLIPPVATHELYSRLLWLRRTLIIVMMLFSYLFYSKIGLNFNLQWLGTLTFIAFMQFLPGILATLFWPGANRAGFCLGLIAGMGTWIITMLLGLLNGTDIETAQFIQQDWHQIAIYALAANITIFLLASVITKSSKEEVASASACLHNSLQRPVGPQLDISNSDELVELLSKRLGKATAQREIDNALKELSLLNKELDAIDLMRLNTLIESRLSALFGPVGASLLLNQNAEDNTLNYYRTQDIHLLEGQLENYQTRLSGLAAELDNLRRHHRMTLQRLPIGACSLDEKGQIIFWNEEMEHFTGLRTPSVLTKKLASISAPWGELLAEFSAQKQNHLLSHHMLINEENCWISLHKASLADDTNAMVILLENETENQILVNRLSHNERLASIGRFAAGVAHEIGNPVTGIACLAQNLKYETDDPIILESGDQIVAQTDRITRIVQSLIRFAHTGQSDIQRYEESVNLKEVTDEAIHLVSMDSRGRQIQLINNIKAIVTVGGDPQRLLQVFVNLINNACDASPENSIVWLDALEHSSSIEVTVTDEGSGIVKEHQDKLFEPFFTTKDPGKGTGLGLPLVYNIIEEHYGSIRIVSPANKNQNNGTQVVITLPKSLQE from the coding sequence ATGAGTTTTAATCTGACCGAGTTATTATTCATCGCAACAACCTATCTGACCTTTCTCTTTGGTACCGCTTACATTACCGAAAAAGGCTGGATTCCAACCCGGATAATCTACCACCCGGTCACCTATATTCTGTCACTGGGAGTGTTCACCAGCGTCTGGACCTTTTACGGAACTTTCGCCCAAGCAAAAACCTCTGGTTACAGCTTTCTAGCCTCCTACCTGGGTGGATCTGCAGCTTTTTTCCTGGCACCGGTTATTTTGGTCCCTATTCTCCGAATCACCCGAACCTATCAGCTTAGCTCCCTTGCCGATCTGTTTGCCTTTCGCTTTCGTTCTGCAACAGCCGGCACACTGACCGCGCTATTTTCACTTATTGCGATACTGCCACTGATCTCAATTCAGATTCATGCCGTTACAGAGTCCCTGCACATTCTTAACCAAGACTTTTCCTCCGAACAGGTGGCAATCGGCTTCTGTACTCTGATCGCGCTTTTCTCAATTCTTTTCGGTGCTCGAAATCCTTCTCTGCGCTATAACCGTACCGGTCTCATTGTCGCGATGGCGACCGGTTCGTTAATAAAACTCATCGCCATCGGCAGTATCGCGCTCTTTGCCCTCTATGGTGTTATGGAAGGGCCTGACGGACTCGAGCAGTGGTTGCAGCAACATCCGGAAGAGACGGAAGTATTCAACACCCCACTTGATAGTGATATGTGGAGAACCATGCTATTAGGATTTTTCTCTGCCATTATTGTAATGCCCCATACATTCCACATGATGTTTACTGAAAACACCTCTTCTAACAGCTTACATAAAGCCAGCTGGGGCGTACCTCTCTATCTACTCCTGCTCGCACTGGCAGTACCTCCGATTCTCTGGGCAGGAATAAAACTGGGCGTCGGCGATCAACCCGCTTTTCTGATTCTCAATATGGGTGTCGCACTGGACTCTAATTTTCTGACCATTCTGGCCTTCATCGGCGGCCTGGCTGCGGCAAGCGGTATTATCATCGTCGCGACAATTTCAATTACCTCGATGCTACAGAACCATATCATTTTACCCTTGATTCCACCGGTAGCGACCCACGAACTATACTCACGATTACTCTGGCTGAGACGAACACTGATCATCGTTATGATGCTATTCAGCTACCTGTTTTACAGCAAAATAGGCCTGAACTTTAATCTGCAATGGCTCGGCACACTCACATTCATCGCCTTCATGCAGTTCCTGCCCGGAATACTGGCAACTCTTTTCTGGCCCGGCGCCAATCGCGCAGGCTTCTGTCTGGGACTGATCGCCGGTATGGGCACCTGGATCATTACCATGTTACTGGGTTTGCTTAACGGCACAGATATCGAGACTGCTCAGTTCATTCAACAGGACTGGCACCAGATTGCTATCTACGCTTTAGCTGCCAACATCACCATTTTTCTGCTGGCGTCAGTTATCACCAAAAGCTCTAAAGAGGAGGTCGCCAGCGCCAGTGCCTGTCTGCATAACAGTCTGCAACGCCCCGTTGGCCCTCAACTGGATATCAGCAACAGTGATGAACTGGTGGAGCTCCTCAGTAAACGACTCGGTAAAGCAACCGCGCAACGAGAAATTGATAACGCGTTAAAAGAACTGAGCCTTCTGAATAAAGAACTCGACGCAATCGACCTGATGCGACTCAATACCTTAATAGAAAGCCGTCTCAGCGCACTCTTTGGCCCCGTCGGCGCCAGCCTTTTGCTAAATCAGAATGCCGAAGATAATACCCTGAATTACTATCGCACCCAGGACATTCACTTACTCGAAGGCCAGCTGGAAAACTATCAGACCCGCCTTAGCGGGTTAGCCGCTGAGCTGGACAATCTGCGCCGCCATCATCGAATGACGCTACAGCGACTGCCAATTGGCGCCTGCTCTCTTGACGAAAAAGGTCAGATTATCTTCTGGAACGAGGAGATGGAGCATTTCACCGGGTTGCGTACCCCCTCAGTACTGACGAAGAAGTTGGCAAGCATTTCCGCCCCCTGGGGCGAATTGTTAGCTGAGTTTTCTGCTCAGAAACAAAATCATCTATTGTCACACCATATGCTGATCAATGAAGAAAACTGCTGGATTAGTCTGCATAAAGCCAGCCTGGCGGATGACACTAACGCGATGGTCATTCTGCTTGAGAATGAAACTGAGAACCAGATTCTGGTCAACCGACTGTCCCATAATGAGCGACTCGCTTCCATCGGCCGCTTTGCTGCAGGCGTGGCCCATGAGATAGGCAATCCGGTCACCGGCATCGCCTGCCTTGCCCAGAATCTGAAGTACGAGACCGATGACCCGATTATTCTCGAGAGCGGCGATCAGATTGTCGCCCAAACCGACCGTATTACCCGAATCGTACAATCACTGATCCGTTTTGCTCACACCGGCCAAAGCGACATCCAACGATATGAAGAGTCAGTGAACCTTAAAGAAGTAACGGATGAAGCTATCCATTTAGTATCCATGGATAGCCGGGGGCGTCAGATACAGCTGATCAACAACATTAAGGCGATAGTAACCGTTGGCGGTGACCCTCAACGACTCCTGCAAGTATTCGTCAATCTGATCAATAATGCCTGCGATGCGTCTCCGGAAAACAGTATCGTTTGGCTGGACGCACTGGAACACAGCAGTTCAATCGAAGTAACGGTAACCGATGAAGGTAGCGGCATTGTCAAAGAGCATCAGGACAAACTGTTCGAGCCTTTTTTTACCACCAAAGACCCGGGTAAAGGCACCGGTCTGGGCCTGCCTTTGGTATATAACATCATCGAAGAGCATTATGGTAGTATAAGGATAGTGAGTCCCGCCAATAAAAATCAGAACAATGGCACTCAAGTGGTTATCACCCTCCCCAAAAGCTTACAAGAATAA
- a CDS encoding sigma-54-dependent transcriptional regulator — translation MSRILIVEDESIIRTALRRLLERNSYAVDDAGSVDEATRQFNLNEYNLIISDLRLPGAPGTDLINLAKAVPVVIMTSYASMRSAVDAMKMGAVDYIAKPFDHDEVLDTIANIIKLRGAEDKSTQTTSETAAPPSTNQMVGTCKPMQDLFRRIHKVARTDATVLIQGESGTGKELAARAIHQQSARADAPMVSVNCASIPETLIESELFGHEKGAFTGADSARSGLIEAADGGTLFLDEIGELPLEAQARLLRFLQENEIRRVGAVKSTHVDVRLVAATHRNLKALAKTGEFREDLYYRLYVMELQMPPLRERGEDIIVIAQQFLQKSCDKLGSRLLKFSHDACQTMIRYNWPGNVRELQNAIERAVILADDHTITTDLLGLDIEPGSLAALESNFASGNSLVAETGENASERRPEQNLSLDDYFQRFVLENQDNMSETALAKKLGVSRKCLWERRQKLGIPRKPK, via the coding sequence ATGAGTCGCATTCTGATCGTAGAAGATGAATCTATTATACGTACGGCCCTCCGACGTCTGCTGGAGCGTAACAGCTATGCTGTGGACGACGCAGGATCTGTCGATGAAGCAACCCGCCAGTTCAACCTTAACGAGTACAACCTGATCATCAGTGACCTACGCTTACCCGGGGCACCGGGTACCGACCTGATCAACCTGGCCAAGGCTGTTCCTGTGGTTATTATGACCAGCTATGCCAGTATGCGCTCTGCGGTTGACGCCATGAAAATGGGCGCGGTCGATTATATCGCCAAACCCTTTGATCATGATGAAGTGCTTGACACCATCGCTAACATTATCAAACTTCGTGGCGCTGAAGATAAAAGCACGCAGACAACCTCTGAAACTGCCGCCCCTCCCTCAACCAATCAAATGGTTGGCACCTGCAAGCCGATGCAGGATCTGTTTAGGCGCATCCACAAAGTTGCCCGGACTGATGCGACTGTTTTAATTCAAGGAGAATCCGGTACTGGTAAGGAATTGGCAGCCCGGGCCATTCACCAACAGAGCGCCCGTGCAGATGCGCCGATGGTATCGGTTAACTGCGCATCAATCCCGGAAACACTGATTGAATCTGAACTCTTCGGTCATGAAAAGGGGGCGTTCACCGGCGCCGATAGTGCTCGCAGTGGTTTAATCGAAGCTGCCGACGGCGGCACCCTGTTTCTGGATGAGATTGGCGAATTACCCCTGGAGGCTCAGGCTCGCCTGCTACGTTTCCTCCAAGAAAATGAAATACGTCGTGTCGGCGCCGTTAAATCTACCCATGTAGATGTCCGTCTCGTCGCTGCCACCCACCGAAACCTAAAAGCACTAGCCAAGACCGGCGAGTTCCGCGAAGATCTGTATTATCGGTTATATGTGATGGAGCTACAGATGCCTCCCCTGAGAGAGAGGGGTGAAGATATCATCGTGATAGCTCAACAATTCCTGCAAAAAAGCTGTGACAAACTCGGTTCCAGATTGCTGAAATTCAGTCACGACGCCTGCCAGACGATGATTCGCTATAACTGGCCCGGTAATGTCAGAGAACTGCAAAACGCTATCGAACGGGCAGTTATCCTAGCCGACGACCATACTATCACCACCGACCTACTGGGCCTTGATATTGAACCCGGCTCACTGGCCGCACTGGAAAGTAATTTTGCCAGTGGTAACTCACTGGTTGCCGAAACAGGCGAGAACGCCTCTGAGCGCCGGCCCGAACAAAATCTATCGCTGGACGATTACTTTCAGCGCTTTGTCTTGGAAAACCAGGACAATATGAGCGAAACCGCCCTGGCGAAGAAGCTAGGAGTCAGTCGAAAGTGCTTATGGGAAAGACGCCAGAAACTCGGCATTCCGAGAAAGCCAAAATAG
- the pcnB gene encoding polynucleotide adenylyltransferase PcnB has protein sequence MDNNSSPIGSFIRRLFGSNNKSSESADNQQAQGRQIIPEEVHQIPRRRLNDAAMKTAYHLQDEGFEGYLVGGCIRDLLMNKHPKDFDVATSATPDQAHALFRRSRLIGRRFKLLHVRFGRDLIEVATFRASHDSHPKNNDGEHGRQNDSGMIVRDNVYGTIEEDALRRDFTVNALYYCPNDHCIYDFTNGFSDLKNGTLRMIGDPDARYREDPVRMLRAARFAAKLGFTLEPASEAPLKELGYLLKDIAPARLFDEALKIFQSGHGVESFHQLRKYNLLEPLLQQTAYSLDNPDDYPVEKLVLNALQNTDRRIQQDKSVTPAFLFAALLWYPMQRRMKQLKEEAGMHTVPAMHEAANQVIGNQIRQTAIPRRFSTPIREIWELQFRLPRRQGKRADRLIEHPRFRAAYDLLILRENSGEELDGLGKWWTDYQVQNPQIRSHMSREATKDAPPKRRRRRRGPAKKQESNNG, from the coding sequence ATGGATAACAATTCGTCACCTATAGGTTCCTTTATCCGCCGGCTGTTTGGTAGCAATAACAAAAGCTCTGAGAGTGCTGACAATCAGCAGGCACAAGGACGTCAGATCATACCGGAAGAGGTCCATCAGATTCCTCGCCGACGCCTGAACGACGCGGCGATGAAAACCGCCTATCATCTACAGGATGAAGGCTTTGAAGGCTATCTGGTCGGCGGCTGCATCCGCGATCTGCTGATGAACAAACACCCCAAAGACTTTGATGTTGCTACAAGCGCCACACCGGATCAGGCACATGCACTGTTCCGTCGTTCCAGACTGATCGGTCGTCGCTTTAAGCTGTTACATGTTCGCTTTGGCCGGGATTTGATCGAAGTTGCAACTTTCCGCGCCAGCCATGACAGCCATCCAAAGAATAACGACGGCGAGCACGGCCGCCAGAATGACAGCGGAATGATCGTCAGAGACAATGTATACGGCACTATTGAAGAAGATGCGCTACGACGTGACTTTACCGTCAACGCACTCTATTACTGCCCGAATGACCATTGCATCTATGACTTTACCAACGGTTTCAGTGATCTGAAAAACGGCACACTACGGATGATTGGCGACCCGGATGCCCGTTACCGTGAAGACCCTGTGCGTATGCTTCGGGCGGCTCGTTTTGCAGCGAAATTAGGGTTTACGCTTGAACCCGCATCGGAAGCCCCCTTAAAAGAGCTCGGCTACCTGCTAAAAGATATCGCCCCTGCCCGGTTATTTGATGAAGCGTTGAAAATTTTTCAGTCGGGCCATGGTGTGGAATCTTTCCACCAGCTGCGAAAATACAACCTATTGGAGCCACTGCTCCAGCAAACCGCTTACAGCCTTGATAACCCCGATGACTACCCGGTGGAAAAACTGGTATTAAACGCGCTTCAGAATACTGATCGCCGAATACAGCAAGACAAAAGTGTAACGCCAGCATTCCTATTTGCAGCCCTGCTTTGGTATCCGATGCAACGGCGCATGAAACAGCTAAAAGAAGAAGCCGGCATGCATACGGTTCCAGCAATGCACGAAGCCGCTAATCAGGTTATTGGCAATCAAATTCGTCAAACCGCGATCCCTCGCCGCTTCTCTACCCCGATCAGAGAGATCTGGGAGCTGCAATTCCGTTTACCTCGCAGACAAGGTAAACGCGCTGACCGACTCATAGAACATCCACGCTTTCGAGCTGCGTACGACCTGTTGATTCTCAGGGAAAATAGCGGTGAAGAACTGGATGGACTGGGCAAGTGGTGGACCGATTATCAGGTTCAAAACCCCCAAATCCGCAGTCATATGTCTCGCGAAGCAACAAAAGATGCGCCACCGAAGCGCCGTCGCAGACGCCGGGGCCCAGCAAAGAAGCAAGAATCTAATAATGGCTGA
- the folK gene encoding 2-amino-4-hydroxy-6-hydroxymethyldihydropteridine diphosphokinase: MADQWINCYIGLGSNLENPVTQVATALLELERLEHCRNLTHSSLYRSDPVGPPDQPDYINAVAQLETSLHPLALLDALQAIEQQHQRVRIQHWGPRTLDLDLLLYGDEQINSDRLTVPHPYLHERNFVLYPLAEIAPQLSIPPGKNLTNYLENCQKDSLERI; this comes from the coding sequence ATGGCTGATCAGTGGATCAACTGCTATATCGGCCTGGGCAGCAACCTCGAAAACCCGGTCACTCAGGTCGCAACCGCATTACTCGAGCTTGAACGCCTGGAACATTGTCGCAATCTGACTCACTCCAGCCTTTATCGCAGCGACCCGGTCGGCCCACCCGATCAACCCGACTACATTAACGCAGTTGCCCAACTGGAGACGTCATTACACCCTCTGGCACTTCTTGACGCTTTGCAGGCAATTGAGCAGCAACACCAGCGGGTCAGAATCCAGCACTGGGGCCCTCGCACTCTGGACCTGGATTTATTACTTTATGGTGATGAACAGATCAATAGTGACCGACTGACAGTGCCTCATCCCTACCTCCATGAACGCAACTTCGTTCTCTACCCACTGGCTGAAATAGCCCCCCAATTAAGCATCCCGCCAGGCAAAAACCTCACTAATTACCTCGAAAACTGCCAAAAAGACTCTCTCGAGCGAATTTAA
- the panB gene encoding 3-methyl-2-oxobutanoate hydroxymethyltransferase: MGNITLHTLTALKQAGKKFAVLTAYDACFSHLISTAGVEVMLVGDSLGMVLQGNDSTLPVTVEEMAYHTAAVKAGNQGSMIMADLPFMSYGTPEQAMDSAAALMSAGAHIIKLEGAAWLDETITLLAERGVPVCAHLGLTPQAVNVLGGYKVQGRENNAAKQMIEDAVRLEQAGAAMLLLECVPSLLAGEITKAVDIPVIGIGAGAETDAQVLVMHDMLGITPGRSPKFVKNFMTDSGDIAGAFEAYADEVKAGTFPGTEHGFE, from the coding sequence ATGGGCAACATTACCCTTCATACCCTAACGGCGCTAAAACAGGCCGGAAAAAAGTTCGCAGTACTGACCGCCTACGACGCCTGCTTTTCCCACCTTATCAGCACCGCAGGTGTTGAGGTGATGTTAGTGGGCGACTCCCTCGGCATGGTCCTTCAGGGCAATGACAGCACTCTGCCAGTAACCGTCGAAGAGATGGCTTACCACACTGCAGCAGTGAAAGCGGGCAACCAGGGCTCAATGATTATGGCTGACCTGCCATTCATGAGTTATGGCACGCCAGAACAGGCGATGGACAGCGCTGCAGCACTTATGTCTGCAGGCGCACATATCATCAAACTGGAAGGCGCCGCCTGGCTGGACGAAACCATCACCTTGTTGGCAGAACGGGGCGTTCCGGTCTGCGCACACCTTGGCCTGACACCCCAGGCTGTAAACGTACTGGGCGGCTACAAAGTACAGGGTCGCGAGAACAACGCCGCAAAACAGATGATCGAAGACGCCGTGCGTCTGGAACAGGCTGGCGCAGCCATGTTGCTGCTGGAATGCGTTCCTTCACTTTTAGCTGGTGAGATCACCAAAGCGGTGGATATTCCGGTTATCGGTATCGGCGCTGGCGCTGAAACAGACGCTCAGGTACTGGTGATGCATGACATGCTGGGAATCACCCCAGGACGCAGTCCTAAGTTTGTTAAAAACTTTATGACTGATAGCGGCGATATCGCCGGAGCCTTTGAAGCATATGCTGATGAGGTCAAAGCTGGCACTTTCCCCGGAACGGAACACGGATTCGAATAA